Below is a window of Cardiocondyla obscurior isolate alpha-2009 linkage group LG13, Cobs3.1, whole genome shotgun sequence DNA.
GCCGCTTTAACGAGGTCTGACAAACTTGAAGTTAATCCACAAGGAACCAAATTGCGTAGAATTAATCCTTTACCACCTTTCGATCAGACAGCTCCTTCCAGGACGATCTTAGTTATAGGACTGTCGAAAGAGAAGTTAACTGTTGAATCTATCGCAGAAATTTTTAACTCTTGCGGTGAAATAGCGCTGATAAGGATACTTAAATCTGGACGTCCTATACCTCCTGAGGTAACaaattttccgttttttttaaatgcaaataaaaagatataatatctAATTATCGGCGAACAAAGAAAGATCAAGTAATTCGCGTGTAATTTCTAGTATCGCATGTTACTGTGTCTCTTTATTACCGTCGACAAATTGACAGACCAGAACGTTACCACAAGTTTACTGACGATAATAAACGGCAACTCGAATAGTGCTTATTTATCACGTTTCCACTATCGTTCATAAAATTTTCCACAATCGCATTCTACCGGAACGTACTCAAGGCATGTAGACTACTAATTTACTGTAACGGTTGCCATAATCAATTTTCATCTGACGTAACATCCACTCGCTACAAGTTAATAATCAACGCGTTGAGCTAAAATACATAAGGCTATTCACTTAAATAACTCGTCATACACATGCATTGCGTGTCtcgtttaacatttttcaaacTCGATAAcgaacttaataattttttttcttttttatgaaaaatgatatttagGTAAAACAGGCAATCGTAAAAAGGCCAGAATTGGCTTCCACCGAAGAATGTGCCATGGTAGAGTTTACCGACTCGGCTTCCGCTCGAATTGCCACACAAATGACTCTGGGTAATGCAAAAGTATTGGAATTACGTCATCATGCTGACAAGAAAAGGAAACACCAGCCTACGAAAAAGTTAAGCCTTAACAGAGTAGCAAGAGAAGACAATCATAATTCATCCAGTGGTCCAAGTGGATCCGAACCAGAAGACGGGAGAGTAAGAATTCAGAGAAACTTCCAGGGATATCCAATGTATCACGTTCACAATACGGGTTACCCCTACCAaggtacataaaaaaaatataagtaaaaatattcgtattatatataatggAATTTCGCTAATtcgtcattattttttaaatttaattgaagcTCTTCCAAATACGAGCAAtgctaaaatttaattaccatttttattatatcaggGCCACCATCACCGGACGCGTATCTATCTCGCAAACTTTCTTCCTGCTCCATATCCAGTTCGGAGAATGGTTTCATACTTCGGCGTTTATCTTCTTGTTCCGGTTCTGGCTCTAGCTCGGACTCCAGTAGACGTTACTCGACCTGCTCTTCTGGTTCCGAGGCAGCCTACTTTTATCCGAGTTACTGCAAAAATTTTTGCCATCACGAAAATCGCCGGTACTCATGTTCTGCCAATGGTTGGTAattcacaaataaattatcgatCGCGAGACCGTTACTCGACAGACGTAAACGTTATTCCACGATGTAACAGAATGTATAAACTTTGTCATTATTGCAGATTCCCCAATGGAATGTCAGGGAAGGTTTTTCATTGCAAATCGTCGTGGATCAGCCGATTACGGACCGTTATCGCGAAGACTTTCTACACAAGGTCGTGATTTCGAAGCTAGTATCAGAAGAGCGTCTTTATGCTCTTCAAACTCGGAACAGAACATATTCTTTCGATCGAGAAGCAACAACAGTATCGCGATAACGCACGTGCCTGAGAATATCACTAGAATGCCATCTGGACCGGATGGTACTCGAGGTTTTTTTGGTCGTTCAGCAAAGACAATACCTTTAGAATCTACTCACTGAGCAGTATCAAAATTTTCGATGAACACTAAACATTGTAACACGcctcattaaaaatttagcacAAAGATGAACTTActgttacaaaataaaatgcatattaaatacataatattctttttcaacTATCTTAATTACTGTGCTGTGTTTACATTTTATCTCTGCACTAGCGTCGTCAGTGTAGATAATTTTAGTACAGGTTACACCAACTGCACCTCTCTGGTGCTCGTCAGTTACTGTCAGTTACTAACGTTACTACCTTCGCCGTGTTGTGGTGtgttgtaagaaaaattcagtctaaagtaattatatttttttaatttataattttgtaaaaaagtaataaatagaGTTAGTATTGATACGGCGgtatatatgtttaataatattttagtgTTTTaggtaaaaattaagttttggAGGTTACAGtcaacggtaaaaaaaaacgtaatacagtttaattattaatttatttgtaaaataaactcatatatatatatacatagtCAGTTTTTAACGTATAATATTGTTTCAGGACTACTAAAAAATGGCCAATAATAATAGATCGATAAAACCAAGCAAAGAAATACATAAGAAACCTGGAGAAGCATTATTTGTTTAAGCTAACATGACTACATCAAGATTTTGGAAACATACAATGTGTGTTACATGTATAATGAATTTCAAATGTTTTACAAAGATTGCAACAGACtgaagtttaatttaaatatttttaaacaaaaaaggtatactaattaatttgatcagtacatttttaataacagacATACAAGTACATTcacgtaaaaaataacaaattcttttttttagaatgtCAATCTGTGGTTAGCGCTTGAATGGATCACcgcttgaaaaataaaaataaaaagatatattttatacacttCATAGGAGTATCACATTAGTCCGTTTGAGCGCATGTATGTTAATAATACGAGTGGAGTCTCAAGAAAGGAATGTCGTGATGTACTTGCTTAGATGAAAATAACaggtatttaatattgaaaaaattaattgtgaaaatcgcaaatatatttatctgttTCGTAAACCGAGGGCTGCGAGGGAAAAAGATTCACGCAAAAAGCGTCGTTGTTACGGAACCGGTAGTTAGCATCACTTGAGAGGTAACGCGATTATCTTCCCCGGCGCcgattttgaaaaagataacGTGGGACGCGTCAACACGTCCTCGCGATCGTTCCCATGATCGCTGATCATCGCTGCGCGACGTAGCCTCGGCTACGGCTCCTCGCtcattgtgattttaataaGCCTTATGCAAATTACAAATGAAATTGTCAGAGGCAGGTCCGCCGTCCATTCTTCGTCGCTGATAGGGACAATTAGAGGAGCTTTGTCCGGCAACCGAGCGCTGTCCGGCCGGCCGGCAACTTGAGTTCGAACGGGAAAGAGCGAGAGCTGgagcgagagaggagagaagacCACCCGC
It encodes the following:
- the Achl gene encoding la-related protein 6 translates to MELQVSGDLNKQINSLLSSPSRIKKYEAKDSTSSVDSDVSLSFDRRSSKSDETDSSDYDSDIRFAKKIGIEQDSGADSVDDNGTSKKWKRVDVPSELLTESTETSAAVSGTVPEISSVEKVTHDFVMPSDELADKICAQVEYYFSDENIIKDAFLLKHVKRNKEGYVSLKLISSFKKVKHISRDWRVIGAALTRSDKLEVNPQGTKLRRINPLPPFDQTAPSRTILVIGLSKEKLTVESIAEIFNSCGEIALIRILKSGRPIPPEVKQAIVKRPELASTEECAMVEFTDSASARIATQMTLGNAKVLELRHHADKKRKHQPTKKLSLNRVAREDNHNSSSGPSGSEPEDGRVRIQRNFQGYPMYHVHNTGYPYQGPPSPDAYLSRKLSSCSISSSENGFILRRLSSCSGSGSSSDSSRRYSTCSSGSEAAYFYPSYCKNFCHHENRRYSCSANDSPMECQGRFFIANRRGSADYGPLSRRLSTQGRDFEASIRRASLCSSNSEQNIFFRSRSNNSIAITHVPENITRMPSGPDGTRGFFGRSAKTIPLESTH